One Carassius gibelio isolate Cgi1373 ecotype wild population from Czech Republic chromosome A20, carGib1.2-hapl.c, whole genome shotgun sequence DNA segment encodes these proteins:
- the LOC127938921 gene encoding fasciculation and elongation protein zeta-2: MAAPVAPLDEDWADFNEFKVAESHTSWTAAPENSPQILSFISFDETLSASFPSSLSACTNFSVSESELLRDDEIWNTLTENYGNVMPVDWKTSHTRSLHLPTLNIRPQETGDVNNLDVSDDEELRDQMDMHTIIISSVNEEPLFTAEQVIEEIEEIMQQSPDDEEYESPSQFDLSLMSHELHVLTQSTSRSSCEERLRGLCVSELLERLEEVERQIRGFSEELIDQLAVREELDYEKEVKNTFISALIDVQNRQKEHRELLKKKRKIKATGGNQISNRSHVPGTYLTTVIPYDKSSGAPSVEDLQILTKILHAMREDSDTVPALLTSYILKVLCPT, from the exons ATGGCGGCTCCGGTCGCTCCTCTCGATGAAGACTGGGCGGATTTTAACGAATTCAAAGTAGCCGAGTCGCACACCAGCTGGACCGCGGCACCGGAGAATTCACCGCAGATACTAAGTTTCATATCTTTCGACGAGACGCTGAGCGCGAGCTTCCCTTCCTCTCTCAGCGCGTGCACGAACTTCTCAGTGAGTGAGTCCGAGCTGCTGCGCGACGACGA GATATGGAACACTCTGACGGAGAACTACGGCAATGTGATGCCAGTGGACTGGAAAACATCTCACACTCGTTCACTTCACCTGCCCACGCTGAACATCAGACCTCAGGAG ACGGGAGATGTCAATAATCTTGATGTGTCTGATGACGAGGAGCTCCGAGATCAGATGGACATGCACACCATCATCATCTCAAGTGTGAATGAGGAGCCGCTGTTCACTGCAGAACAG GTCATAGAAGAGATTGAAGAGATCATGCAGCAGTCTCCAGACGACGAGGAATACGAGAGTCCGTCTCAGTTTGACCTCTCCTTGATGTCGCATGAGTTACATGTGCTCACACAATCCACATCCAGAAGCAGCTGCGAGGAGC GGTTGCGTGGTCTGTGCGTGTCTGAGCTGCTGGAGCGTCTGGAGGAGGTGGAGCGACAGATCCGTGGTTTCTCCGAGGAGCTGATCGATCAGCTGGCGGTGAGGGAGGAGCTGGATTATGAGAAGGAGGTGAAGAACACGTTCATCTCGGCGCTCATCGACGTGCAGAACAGACAGAAAGAACATCGAGAGCTGctgaagaaaaagaggaagataAAGGCCACAGGCGGCAATCAGATTTCCAACCGCTCACATGTGCCAGGAACC TATTTGACGACGGTGATCCCGTATGACAAGAGCAGCGGAGCGCCGTCTGTAGAAGACCTGCAGATCCTGACCAAGA TTCTTCATGCCATGCGAGAGGACAGTGACACAGTTCCTGCTCTTCTGACCAGCTACATCCTCAAAG TGTTGTGTCCCACGTAG